A region of Silurus meridionalis isolate SWU-2019-XX chromosome 15, ASM1480568v1, whole genome shotgun sequence DNA encodes the following proteins:
- the uimc1 gene encoding BRCA1-A complex subunit RAP80 isoform X5, with product MSPVFLRDCSVRLNPNLLSTSSSSKNLPHTNDSSLGLTSPERSESSPPAPKSPVFLKTDSKRCTKLSRGTLTDCTSHSSFKDNVHKSEDLLGGSSSHKKGDSPKSSSHGRKAPGTSHVPAPEDFVKLRQVKDEGEGSLSTLPDRAPDLKVSSCTDSKSLDEFTSHMVLHLSDDDDEDDEENDKIIPPSPVFPQDRSSHAGQTKLSPTQPCTSSSPPKNSTFQNKSNSQASEQTKALRKSADFKLTPTGKDEGLVSYYWGVPFCPKGQSPDDYTRVILTQLEVYEKSLKEAQRQLLHKVDWGLPVFPCPIERAHSRRLKRHRAPQLLEEEEEDERDEEEREKQKEMDESQPRSEEEAEDGQRETYVVVSSPETELEKSPSAFGQAEPSNSAKPSSCRRPVSQEHFKDTEIQPEADENGEEVQNEGFDAESAVCPETQMSEDNTPELMVTSPTQPQMQAETDIMEVDELTEPPAEPEERMEQERSGEEQSWRESVPSQVECPMCSRLFPLCEIEMHAAYCNGSVEEQDHDHTQDQLENLSQGIARRKSIRRTAMEDDVRFEKSEQREKCFICEKFFVTKEYEQHVNQCIRQKSLGHKQGNGLLSALNRTETVHLDDSGAGPSNTAVKNNRSHSDASAKPADSQAPAYSVSTSPFKSFTPISEIKDCLIDFRQQHTDRTSQRLGRKRKFKR from the exons ATGTCCCCCGTCTTCCTCCGTGACTGCAGCGTCAGGCTGAACCCCAACCTCCTGAGCACCAGCAGCTCCTCAAAGAACCTCCCGCATACAAACGACAGCTCGCTCGGTTTAACCAGTCCTGAGCGCTCCGAGTCCAGTCCACCTGCCCCCAAAAGCCCCGTTTTCCTCAAAACTGACTCTAAAAGATGCACCAAGTTATCACGGGGCACACTTACCGATTGCACTTCTCACAGCAGCTTTAAAGACAACGTACACAAATCTGAAGACTTGTTAGGAGGATCTTCAAGCCATAAAAAAGGAGATTCCCCGAAAAGCTCTTCGCACGGCAGGAAAGCTCCGGGGACGTCACACGTTCCGGCGCCTGAG GACTTTGTGAAGCTGAGACAGGTGAAGGATGAAGGTGAAGGTTCTCTGAGCACGCTGCCAG ACCGAGCGCCAGACTTGAAAGTGTCTTCCTGTACAGACTCCAAATCTTTGGATGAGTTCACTAGTCACATGGTCCTTCATTTGTCTGACGACGACGAcgaagatgatgaagaaaacGACAAG ATTATTCCTCCGAGCCCAGTCTTCCCTCAGGACCGTTCTTCACACGCCGGCCAAACGAAGCTCTCGCCAACGCAACCATGCACCTCCTCTTCACCTCCTAAAAACTCAACATTTCAGAATAAATCCAATTCCCAAGCATCTGAGCAGACCAAAGCTCTGAGAAAGTCTGCTGACTTTAAACTCACACCGACGGGGAAAGACGAAGGCCTCGTTTCCTACTACTGGGGAGTTCCATTTTGCCCCAAGGGGCAAAGCCCGGATGATTACACCCGAGTCATTCTCACTCAGCTGGAGGTGTACGAGAAGAGCCTGAAAGAAGCCCAGAGACAGCTATTGCACAAAGTGGACTGGGGTCTTCCC GTGTTCCCGTGCCCGATAGAGAGAGCACATAGCAGGAGACTGAAGCGCCACAGAGCCCCTCAGCttctggaggaggaggaggaggacgagcGAGACGAAGAAGAacgagagaaacagaaagagatggACGAGTCTCAACCTCGGTCGGAAGAAGAAGCAGAGGACGGACAACGGGAGACGTACGTCGTCGTGTCCTCTCCGGAGACGGAGCTCGAG AAATCACCTTCGGCGTTCGGGCAGGCGGAGCCTTCAAATTCAGCGAAACCTTCCAG TTGCAGGAGGCCTGTTTCTCAGGAGCATTTTAAAGACACTGAAATCCAGCCTGAGGCTGATGAGAACGGTGAAGAAGTTCAGAACGAAGGATTTGACGCGGAGAGCGCCGTGTGTCCAG aaacccaGATGAGTGAAGACAACACACCAGAGCTGATGGTGACCAGTCCCACACAG CCCCAGATGCAGGCAGAGACTGACATCATGGAGGTGGATGAACTTACGGAGCCACCAGCAGAACCTGAAGAGAGGATGGAGCAGGAGCGTTCGGGCGAGGAGCAATCGTGGAGGGAGTCTGTTCCCTCTCAGGTAGAGTGTCCCATGTGCTCTCGCCTCTTCCCTCTCTGTGAGATCGAGATGCATGCCGCCTACTGTAACGGCTCTGTAGAGGAGCAGGACCACGATCACACCCAGGACCAGCTGGAGAACCTTTCACAAG GGATTGCTCGACGGAAGAGCATAAGAAGAACCGCGATGGAAGACGATGTGAGATTTGAGAA ATCGGAGCAGCGAGAGAAATGCTTCATATGTGAAAAGTTTTTCGTAACGAAGGAGTACGAGCAACATGTGAACCAGTGCATTAGACAGAAAAGTCTCGGACACAAGCAG ggaAACGGCTTGCTATCTGCTTTGAATAGGACAGAAACGGTGCATCTAG ATGACAGTGGAGCCGGACCGTCTAATACTGCAGTCAAAAACAATCG caGCCATTCGGACGCCTCAGCGAAGCCTGCAGATTCTCAAGCTCCGGCGTATTCCGTCAGCACGTCTCCCTTTAAATCTTTCACTCCCATTTCTGAAATCAAGGACTGCCTCATCGACTTCCGGCAGCAGCACACAGACAGGACCAGCCAGAGACTCGGGAGGAAGAGGAAATTTAAAAGATAG